In Calothrix sp. PCC 7507, one DNA window encodes the following:
- a CDS encoding glycosyltransferase family 4 protein: protein MKVLYLANFPQADQAWERWKTGQKRESPEHGLWGATHLHNYGIETDLLPYEKYTALKKISRFLKLGDIDLQFRAFLALSKYDLVYSSSQTGTLFLAFLRAIGILRKPVVVKLERPFNVNFLTKIILPLFARGHDKILCLSSRVENQLHDEFGIPKSKLALLDWGPDLPSYDEEKQGQSAEMNPPIIISAGNISRDYNSLAEAVRNLNCSVHIYCSKSSAPTIDNLPEQVKCQYKHPTATTALTWQDLVMKYEKSYAVAIPLEIPESRVDNTPLYGLTSLLDAMAMGKAVIMTYHRQVNIDVVKEGIGLWVEPGDVKGWEKAIAYLLDHPEETEQMGKRALQLAKEKYNLDTFSSQLAVALKSTIKQ from the coding sequence ATGAAAGTCTTATATCTGGCAAATTTCCCTCAAGCAGATCAAGCATGGGAGCGATGGAAGACAGGCCAAAAGCGAGAAAGTCCAGAACACGGACTATGGGGAGCAACTCATCTTCATAATTATGGAATTGAGACAGACTTACTTCCATATGAAAAATATACTGCACTTAAGAAAATAAGTCGTTTTCTCAAACTAGGAGATATTGACTTGCAATTTCGGGCGTTTTTAGCGCTATCTAAATATGATTTAGTGTATTCATCTAGTCAGACTGGAACATTATTCCTGGCATTTTTGAGAGCTATTGGCATATTGCGAAAGCCCGTTGTTGTAAAACTTGAGCGTCCATTCAATGTTAATTTTCTCACTAAAATTATACTGCCATTATTTGCTAGGGGACATGATAAGATTTTGTGTCTAAGTAGCAGGGTAGAAAATCAACTTCATGATGAATTTGGTATTCCTAAATCTAAGCTGGCTTTGCTAGATTGGGGTCCAGATTTGCCGTCTTATGATGAAGAGAAACAAGGACAATCTGCCGAAATGAATCCGCCGATAATTATTAGCGCAGGTAATATTAGCCGTGATTATAATTCGTTGGCTGAGGCAGTAAGAAATCTCAATTGTAGTGTCCACATTTATTGTTCTAAAAGTTCGGCACCAACTATAGATAATCTGCCTGAACAAGTAAAATGTCAATATAAGCATCCCACTGCAACTACAGCTTTAACTTGGCAGGATTTGGTCATGAAATATGAGAAATCCTATGCTGTTGCTATTCCGCTGGAAATTCCGGAATCACGAGTCGATAATACTCCCTTGTATGGGTTAACTAGCTTGTTAGATGCGATGGCAATGGGAAAAGCTGTGATTATGACTTACCATCGCCAAGTAAATATCGATGTCGTCAAAGAAGGAATTGGCTTGTGGGTTGAACCAGGTGATGTCAAAGGATGGGAGAAAGCAATTGCATATTTGTTAGACCATCCAGAGGAAACGGAGCAAATGGGTAAACGTGCCCTACAGTTAGCAAAAGAAAAATACAATTTAGATACTTTTTCGTCTCAACTGGCAGTTGCGTTAAAAAGTACTATCAAACAGTAA
- a CDS encoding sialidase family protein, which translates to MSTKFRLNRFSRAALVAIASFALTQSAYIPVPVPRVDTINSAVASVADETSAPYSWGNVAINGMGFVTGLVIHPAAPDLIYARTDVGGVFRWDATASQWIPLMDGFGRDQKHYYSIESIALDPKNPDVIYAAVGGYTQEANGEILKSSDRGITWIATGLRTPTGEHVRMGGNENWRWVGERLAVDPNNSQVIYFGSRLDGLYQSSDGAVSWKKVTSFPATGTANGGLAFVLFDPQTTKTYVGVIGGGVYSSKNGGANWQLLKDDPGVNQNPQQAAIAKDGTLYIAFFTSSDTPQGEVWKYANNQWIQITPESNKNYTSVTIDPNNPDIVMVAEYPLSSSGMYRSINGGKNWDRVRLDVKAERWWPSWHLHTLMGRLVINPHNPKQVWLTTGFGVMRTDDITVSPSNWVTYMSNLEELVTFVVKSPPLVGGAALLSGIADMDGFRHLSITNIPSQTYERGKFADTTGMDFSEANPFIVVRVGSSPGVGGREDSQVRGAYSSDNGQNWRPFSVPPTGAVNGKVAVSATLQPNGYPIIVWAPQGNVYPHRSLDGGQTWLSVTGAPNGTISQLWFPSQAVASDRVDGNVFYLYKYDDDKNKTYGGTFYRSVDGGATWKPTVTNLPNDHLHYVKAVPGMRGHVWLSVYGNSLYRSGDGGQSFTRLANVQRADELTFGKPASGRTNSTVFVYGVVNQTEGLFRSDDATSLPGDAAGATWMKVSTANQAFGNVTYLEGDRLKFGGIYVGTGGRGIFYGQPNLKIYSPR; encoded by the coding sequence ATGTCTACTAAGTTCAGGTTAAATCGATTTAGCCGTGCGGCTTTAGTTGCGATCGCTAGCTTTGCACTAACTCAAAGTGCGTACATACCTGTTCCTGTCCCCAGGGTAGATACTATCAATTCAGCAGTTGCATCTGTGGCTGATGAAACCTCTGCGCCCTACAGTTGGGGTAATGTGGCGATTAATGGTATGGGCTTTGTGACAGGGTTGGTAATTCATCCAGCCGCACCAGACTTGATTTATGCCCGTACTGATGTAGGCGGGGTTTTCCGCTGGGATGCGACTGCATCTCAGTGGATACCATTGATGGATGGTTTTGGTCGCGATCAAAAACACTACTACAGTATTGAAAGTATTGCACTCGACCCAAAAAATCCTGATGTGATTTATGCAGCAGTTGGAGGCTACACTCAAGAAGCCAATGGTGAGATTCTTAAGTCGAGCGATCGCGGAATTACATGGATTGCTACAGGTTTGAGAACACCCACGGGTGAACATGTACGGATGGGTGGAAATGAGAATTGGCGATGGGTAGGAGAACGTCTCGCAGTTGATCCTAATAATAGCCAAGTGATCTATTTTGGTTCGCGTTTGGATGGGTTATACCAAAGTTCTGACGGCGCAGTTTCTTGGAAAAAAGTTACTAGTTTTCCAGCAACAGGAACTGCAAACGGTGGACTCGCTTTTGTGCTGTTTGATCCGCAAACTACTAAAACCTATGTTGGTGTCATCGGGGGCGGGGTATATAGTAGCAAAAATGGTGGTGCAAATTGGCAACTGCTAAAAGATGACCCAGGCGTAAATCAAAATCCTCAACAGGCGGCTATTGCTAAAGATGGTACGCTTTACATCGCCTTCTTCACATCCTCTGACACTCCTCAAGGAGAGGTATGGAAATACGCTAACAACCAATGGATACAAATTACCCCTGAATCCAATAAGAATTACACTAGCGTCACGATTGATCCAAACAATCCTGATATTGTGATGGTGGCTGAATATCCTTTGAGTTCATCAGGGATGTATCGCTCAATCAATGGTGGAAAAAACTGGGATCGTGTTCGTCTGGATGTCAAAGCCGAGAGATGGTGGCCTAGTTGGCATCTTCACACCTTGATGGGAAGATTAGTGATTAATCCTCACAATCCAAAGCAAGTCTGGCTCACTACTGGGTTTGGTGTGATGCGGACAGATGACATTACTGTTAGCCCATCTAACTGGGTAACCTATATGTCTAACCTAGAAGAATTGGTTACTTTTGTGGTCAAAAGTCCTCCATTGGTTGGAGGGGCTGCTTTGTTGAGTGGTATTGCAGACATGGATGGCTTTCGTCATCTATCAATAACGAATATTCCATCCCAGACTTATGAGCGCGGAAAATTCGCTGATACTACAGGGATGGATTTTTCTGAAGCTAATCCCTTTATTGTAGTCAGGGTTGGCAGTTCTCCAGGAGTAGGAGGGCGGGAAGATAGCCAAGTGCGGGGGGCTTATTCTAGCGATAACGGGCAAAACTGGAGGCCGTTTTCAGTGCCACCGACTGGTGCAGTCAATGGTAAAGTGGCAGTCTCAGCAACTTTGCAGCCTAATGGTTATCCAATTATTGTTTGGGCACCCCAAGGTAATGTTTATCCCCACAGATCGCTGGATGGTGGTCAAACATGGCTATCTGTAACCGGAGCGCCTAATGGCACAATATCCCAACTTTGGTTTCCCAGTCAAGCTGTAGCATCAGATCGCGTCGATGGTAATGTTTTTTACCTTTATAAATACGACGATGACAAAAATAAAACCTATGGGGGAACATTTTATCGCAGCGTAGATGGTGGGGCTACCTGGAAGCCGACAGTGACTAATTTACCCAATGACCATCTTCATTATGTAAAAGCAGTTCCTGGTATGAGAGGGCATGTTTGGTTGAGTGTTTACGGAAACTCTCTTTATCGCTCTGGTGATGGCGGCCAGAGTTTCACCCGCCTAGCTAATGTACAACGAGCAGATGAATTGACTTTTGGGAAACCAGCTTCTGGTCGTACTAATTCCACTGTCTTTGTCTATGGTGTTGTCAACCAAACAGAGGGATTGTTTCGTTCTGACGATGCTACAAGTTTACCTGGAGATGCGGCTGGTGCAACATGGATGAAAGTTTCTACTGCTAACCAAGCATTTGGTAATGTAACTTATTTGGAAGGCGATCGCTTGAAATTCGGCGGAATTTACGTTGGTACAGGTGGACGAGGTATTTTCTATGGACAGCCAAATCTAAAAATTTACTCACCAAGGTAA
- a CDS encoding serine O-acetyltransferase yields MPSKSADNNINNYNIKKVMMSDLKADMTQCNSKKHSFWTMLNDLKADIARYIEYENTSWIFLLLTKRGLWATFQYRVSRWVHLSVHIPILRQMLKAFCLFWRLFIEIVMGIELANRAEIGKGLYIAHAQGIIIHCDAKIGEYCNLSHNVTIGVAGRGDKRGVPKLGNRVFIGSGAQIIGSIAIGDDVAIGANAVVTKDLPDNAVAVGVPAKVISYEGSKDFIIYRQSSDC; encoded by the coding sequence ATGCCAAGTAAAAGCGCAGATAATAATATCAATAATTACAACATTAAAAAAGTTATGATGAGCGATTTAAAAGCAGATATGACTCAATGTAATAGTAAGAAGCATAGTTTTTGGACTATGCTAAACGATTTGAAAGCAGATATAGCTCGATACATAGAGTATGAAAATACTTCCTGGATTTTTTTACTGCTGACCAAGCGAGGTTTATGGGCAACTTTTCAATACCGAGTTAGTCGTTGGGTACATCTTAGTGTACATATCCCTATATTACGCCAGATGCTTAAAGCATTTTGTTTGTTCTGGCGATTATTTATTGAAATAGTGATGGGGATTGAATTAGCAAATCGCGCTGAAATTGGTAAAGGACTTTATATTGCCCATGCTCAGGGAATTATTATTCATTGTGATGCGAAGATTGGAGAATATTGCAACTTAAGTCATAATGTCACAATTGGTGTTGCAGGTCGTGGCGATAAACGAGGTGTTCCTAAACTAGGTAATCGCGTTTTCATTGGTTCAGGAGCCCAAATTATTGGTTCTATTGCCATTGGAGATGATGTTGCAATTGGAGCAAATGCTGTAGTTACTAAAGATTTACCAGATAACGCTGTTGCTGTAGGAGTGCCGGCGAAAGTAATTAGTTATGAAGGCTCTAAAGATTTTATTATTTATCGCCAATCATCCGATTGTTAA